The Juglans regia cultivar Chandler chromosome 2, Walnut 2.0, whole genome shotgun sequence genome includes a window with the following:
- the LOC109010082 gene encoding protein FAR1-RELATED SEQUENCE 5-like, giving the protein MDGRHIRNNMISYLHSSAQNKVVKHLKLTSGYIEIQNSSSLPRASIDQQLTIAKICRQNPPPLVHHLKAVVVLLGPDELEAESENIQCDVNVEDSVNVEDGVNVIPSSSSGPLEPFIGMIFEEVEDAQTFYKAYARRQGFAIRTNHTRLSKDDKTLCAVDYVCTREGFRRVSRKDTDRQLPEPAETKIGCKAMMGIKKDGEKWIVNMFVVGHNHILLTPRSTSFLRGHRRVTKVQKKLIMTLNESGVPTRKIMSVLSKDSGGEFNVGCIGKDVENYLGSKRRKIFEEGDAQRLYSYFLDRQLKEPGFVFSMQVDKDGSMGSCFWADARSRAAYQYFGDTIMFGCALLVNETGESYTWLLRTWQEAMLGRAPSTIITDDDKPMAKAIVEVLLNTTHRLCLWHILQKFPEHLAHVYNKFPDFQKDFRHCIHETITTDEFEQEWALIMVKYDLGENTWLQNLYSRRDKWVPTYLRSTFCAGMSTTQRSESMNKFFKDYVRSSTMVSDFVHQYEKAINVRYFKKKEKDVRTKSTRAIMKTPFKIEEEAAIVYTRKSFTIFQDELFNSLRYQARKLYVSGEAKTYGVTAHGKETSIYHVTLEGDEGHATCTCHKWEFMGILCRHILCVFGKKAKLNILPQHYVLDRWTINAKSRPIPDIPCSDDQVWQVQDEATMRKSKSMIQLYDIVELASQSAKKHNHFTLALEKVHKELLAMEDHVECSQTMPINECIPSRSQVISNFSQTVQDPPRVPTKGRPKSLRAKNPKETQTTKKRRCSICKNEGHAKNNCPSVRYSSLIALQSLGEFANLGVPAAM; this is encoded by the exons ATGGATGGGCGCCACATCAGAAATAACATGATAAGCTACCTACACTCTTCCGCACAGAATAAAGTTGTAAAACATTTGAAACTTACCAGCGGCTACATAGAAATACAGAATTCATCTTCACTCCCGCGTGCGTCCATCGACCAGCAACTCACCATCGCCAAAATTTGCCGCCAGAATCCACCGCCACTAGTCCACCACTTGAAGGCCGTCGTTGTCCTCCTTGGTCC tgATGAACTTGAGGCTGAAAGTGAAAACATTCAATGTGATGTGAATGTTGAAGATAGTGTCAATGTCGAAGATGGAGTGAATGTGATTCCCTCTTCAAGTAGTGGTCCGTTAGAGCCATTCATTGGTATGATATTTGAGGAGGTCGAAGACGCCCAAACATTTTACAAGGCATATGCAAGGCGACAAGGATTCGCAATCCGGACGAATCATACTCGATTGTCGAAAGATGATAAAACTCTTTGTGCAGTAGACTATGTTTGCACAAGGGAAGGATTTCGGCGAGTAAGTCGGAAAGACACAGATCGACAACTCCCTGAACCCGCTGAGACAAAGATTGGATGTAAGGCAATGATGGGaataaagaaagatggtgaaaagTGGATAGTCAACATGTTTGTAGTTGGACATAATCATATTCTACTTACACCGAGAAGTACTAGCTTCCTTCGTGGGCATAGGAGAGTTACTAAAGtccaaaaaaaacttattatgacTTTGAATGAATCCGGTGTACCGACAAGGAAAATAATGTCGGTGTTGAGTAAAGATTCAGGTGGTGAATTTAATGTCGGTTGTATTGGCAAGGATGTAGAAAATTACTTGGGAAGCAAAAGGaggaaaatatttgaagaaGGGGATGCACAAAGGTTATATTCATACTTTCTTGATCGACAACTCAAAGAACCTGGGTTTGTTTTCTCCATGCAAGTTGACAAGGATGGGAGTATGGGAAGCTGTTTTTGGGCTGATGCGAGATCAAGAGctgcatatcaatattttggggat ACCATAATGTTCGGTTGTGCTTTGTTGGTTAATGAAACGGGAGAATCATATACATGGTTATTGAGAACATGGCAAGAAGCAATGCTTGGGCGTGCCCCATCAACGATAATTACCGATGATGACAAGCCGATGGCTAAGGCAATTGTAGAGGTACTCCTGAATACAACTCATAGGTTGTGCTTGTggcacattttacaaaaatttcccGAACACTTGGCCCATGTATACAACAAGTTTCCGGACTTTCAGAAAGATTTTcgtcattgcatacatgagaCAATTACTACTGATGAGTTCGAGCAAGAATGGGCTTTGATTATGGTGAAGTATGACTTAGGAGAAAATACTTGGCTGCAAAATCTGTACAGCCGACGGGATAAGTGGGTACCAACCTACTTGCGTTCGACATTTTGTGCTGGTATGTCAACAACTCAGAGGAGTGAGAGCatgaacaaatttttcaaagattatgtTCGTTCAAGCACTATGGTTAGTGACTTTGTGCATCAGTATGAGAAAGCTATAAATGTACGTtactttaaaaagaaagagaaggatgtgCGGACAAAATCTACGCGGGCGATAATGAAGACACCTTTTAAAATTGAAGAGGAGGCGGCGATTGTTTATACAAGAAAGTCTTTCACGATCTTCCAAGATGAGCTGTTCAATAGTCTACGGTACCAAGCAAGAAAATTGTATGTGAGTGGTGAGGCCAAGACATATGGAGTGACAGCTCATGGTAAAGAAACATCTATTTATCACGTGACTTTGGAGGGTGATGAAGGACATGCTACATGTACATGCCATAAGTGGGAGTTTATGGGGATTCTTTGTAGACACATATTATGTGTTTTTGGCAAGAAAGCGAAGTTAAATATATTGCCACAACATTATGTTCTAGACAGATGGACTATTAATGCTAAGAGTCGACCCATTCCCGACATACCATGTTCTGATGACCAAGTGTGGCAAGTACAAGATGAGGCTACGATGAGAAAAAGCAAGTCAATGATACAACTTTATGACATTGTTGAACTTGCATCACAGTCAGCTAAAAAACACAATCACTTTACACTTGCTTTGGAAAAGGTTCACAAAGAGTTACTTGCAATGGAAGATCATGTAGAATGTTCACAAACGATGCCCATCAATGAATGTATACCATCTAGAAGTCAAGTTATATCTAACTTCTCACAAACGGTGCAGGATCCTCCACGGGTGCCCACAAAAGGGCGCCCAAAGTCTTTGAGAGCGAAGAACCCAAAGGAAacacaaacaacaaagaaaagacgTTGTAGCATTTGCAAGAATGAGGGACATGCTAAAAATAATTGTCCTTCAGTGAGGTATAGTAGCCTT ATTGCGTTGCAGAGTTTGGGAGAGTTTGCAAATCTTGGTGTACCAGCAGCGATGTAA